In the Streptomyces sp. SJL17-4 genome, ACGATCTGGCTCGGCCACCGCACCCTGCGCGGCGCGGTGCCGATCCTCTACACGCTCTCGATCCTGCTGATCCTCGCCGTCCTCACCCCGCTCGGCGCCACCATCAACGGCGCCCACGCGTGGATCGTCGTCGGCGGCGGCTTCTCGCTCCAGCCCAGCGAGTTCGTGAAGATCACGATCATCCTGGTCATGGCGATGCTGCTCGCCGCCAAGGTCGACGCCGGCGACCAGCTCCACCCCGACCACCGCACCGTCGCCAAGGCCCTCACCCTGGCCGCGCTCCCCATGGGCATCGTCATGCTGATGCCCGACCTCGGCTCGGTCATGGTCATGGCCGTCATCGTGCTCGGCGTCCTGCTCGCCTCCGGGGCGTCCAACCGCTGGGTCCTCGGCCTGATCGGCGCCGGCGTCGGCGGCGCGGTCCTCGTCACCGCGCTCGGCATGCTCGACGAGTACCAGATCAACCGCTTCGCCGCCTTCGCCAACCCCGACCTCGACCCGGCCGGCGTCGGCTACAACACCAACCAGGCCCGCATCGCGATCGGCTCCGGCGGCCTGTACGGCGCGGGCCTCTTCAAGGGGCACCAGACCAGCGGCCAGTTCGTGCCCGAGCAGCAGACCGACTTCATCTTCACCGTCGCGGGGGAGGAGCTCGGCTTCGTCGGCGCCGGACTCATCCTCGTCCTCCTCGGCATCGTCCTCTGGCGGGCCTGCCGGATCGCCCGCGAGACCACCGAGCTCTACGGCACGGTCGTCGCCGCCGGGATCATCGCCTGGTTCGCCTTCCAGTCCTTCGAGAACATCGGCATGACCCTCGGCATCATGCCGGTCGCCGGCCTGCCACTGCCGTTCGTCTCCTACGGCGGTTCGTCGATGTTCGCGGTCTGGGTGGCGATCGGACTCCTTCAGTCGATCAGGGTTCAGCGGCCGATGACGGCGTGACCGCCGAGGCCCCCTGCCATTGCGTTCACTTCCCGTCTAGATTCGATTCATGGCGGACACGAAGCGAGAGATCGAGCGGAAGTACGAAGCCACTCCCCGGACCGGCCTCCCGGACCTGACCCGGGCGGCCGGGGTGGCCGCGGTCACCGACGAGGGCGTGACCGAACTCGACGCCGTCTACTACGACACCCCCGACCTGCGGCTCGCCGCCGACGCGCTCACCCTGCGCCGTCGCACCGGCGGCGCGGACGCCGGCTGGCACCTGAAGTTCCCCGTCGCCGCCGGAATCCGCGACGAGATCAGAGCCCCGCTCTCGGACACGCTGCCGCGGTCCCTGGCGGGGCTCCTGCGCTCCCGCGTCCGGGACGGCGAGGTCGTCCCCGTCGTCCGCCTCCGCTCCTCCCGGGACGTCCGCCACCTCCACGACGGCGACGGCACCGTCCTGGCCGAGCTCTCCGTGGACACCGTCCACGCCGAGGGCCTCACCGGCGGGGGAGAGGCCGCCTGGACCGAGATCGAGGTCGAACTCGCCGACGACACCGACCCCGCCCTCCTCGACGCCGTCGAGAAACGCCTCAGGAAGGCCGGCATCCGGCCCTCGGACGCGCCGTCGAAGCTCGCGCGTGCCCTGGCCGAGACCGGCGCCGAGCCCGCGGCGCCCCCGGTCG is a window encoding:
- the rodA gene encoding rod shape-determining protein RodA → MTTRTSFSVSRYAPDRGPVARLTARDSVLRRLDWPILLSALALSLVGALLVWSATRGRTELNNGDPYYFLFRHVLNTGIGVALMIGTIWLGHRTLRGAVPILYTLSILLILAVLTPLGATINGAHAWIVVGGGFSLQPSEFVKITIILVMAMLLAAKVDAGDQLHPDHRTVAKALTLAALPMGIVMLMPDLGSVMVMAVIVLGVLLASGASNRWVLGLIGAGVGGAVLVTALGMLDEYQINRFAAFANPDLDPAGVGYNTNQARIAIGSGGLYGAGLFKGHQTSGQFVPEQQTDFIFTVAGEELGFVGAGLILVLLGIVLWRACRIARETTELYGTVVAAGIIAWFAFQSFENIGMTLGIMPVAGLPLPFVSYGGSSMFAVWVAIGLLQSIRVQRPMTA